One Cryptomeria japonica chromosome 9, Sugi_1.0, whole genome shotgun sequence genomic window carries:
- the LOC131055518 gene encoding probable carboxylesterase 18: MKKMRPYDQQGVDEITRKLPQRVQWLSWLAKQGSYIARRSNDTVNRTLISWLMPKVPASDTPDRGVYAKDAVIDSVTGVWVRLYVPVPEDNESEELPVVVYFHGGGFCVLSAADKNYDVFCRQLAKRRRAAVVSVEYRLAPEHKFPAAYDDCFAALTWLASSEGEIFLPRNADLSRCFLMGDSAGGNIVHHVGCRVAEGTQDLGLLRIVGHVLIQPYFGGEERTASEIKLTKVPLVTLETSDWFWRAFLPLGASRDHPAANVMGVNSHDISAVKLPPSLVVIGGLDILRDWQQRYFEYLQMMGKEAELLFYENAIHAFHLMPYPLSSHFIQDLSVFMDRL, from the coding sequence ATGAAGAAAATGAGGCCATATGATCAGCAGGGTGTAGATGAAATTACGAGGAAGCTTCCACAGCGTGTGCAATGGCTTTCCTGGTTAGCTAAACAAGGCAGCTACATAGCCCGCCGAAGCAACGACACAGTTAATCGCACTCTCATATCATGGCTAATGCCTAAGGTTCCTGCAAGTGACACGCCTGACCGCGGAGTATATGCCAAAGACGCCGTCATAGACAGCGTTACGGGCGTTTGGGTCCGTCTGTATGTTCCGGTGCCGGAAGACAACGAATCAGAGGAGCTGCCAGTGGTGGTGTATTTTCACGGCGGCGGATTTTGCGTGTTGTCCGCCGCCGATAAGAACTACGATGTTTTCTGCCGGCAACTGGCGAAACGGCGGCGGGCGGCGGTGGTGTCGGTGGAGTACAGGCTGGCGCCGGAGCACAAGTTTCCCGCCGCTTACGATGACTGCTTTGCAGCGCTGACGTGGCTTGCAAGCAGTGAGGGTGAGATTTTCTTGCCACGTAATGCTGACCTGTCACGTTGCTTTCTGATGGGAGATAGCGCGGGCGGGAACATTGTCCACCACGTAGGATGCCGCGTGGCGGAAGGCACACAAGATCTGGGATTGCTGAGAATTGTTGGGCACGTGCTCATTCAGCCATATTTTGGCGGCGAGGAAAGAACGGCTTCGGAAATCAAGCTAACGAAAGTGCCGCTGGTTACATTAGAGACTAGTGACTGGTTTTGGCGGGCGTTTTTGCCCCTCGGGGCCAGCAGAGACCATCCTGCCGCTAATGTGATGGGTGTAAATTCTCATGACATTTCAGCGGTGAAACTTCCGCCAAGTTTGGTGGTGATTGGTGGACTTGATATCCTTCGTGATTGGCAGCAGCGCTATTTTGAATACTTACAGATGATGGGAAAAGAGGCGGAGCTTTTGTTCTACGAAAATGCTATCCATGCCTTTCACTTGATGCCCTATCCTTTGTCTTCTCACTTCATTCAGGATCTCTCTGTGTTCATGGACAGATTATGA